The following are encoded in a window of Mycolicibacterium tusciae JS617 genomic DNA:
- a CDS encoding acyl-[acyl-carrier-protein] thioesterase, whose translation MMPNNDVDRRLTPKPSAGYVYQTSWPVPTGDIGGQLQLRLDGVARYIQEVGAENLLDAGEAEEHPHWLVQRTVIDVIEPIEWPNEVSFSRWCSALSTRWCTMRVDLVGNDGGRVETEGFWIAINERTLTPQRVSDSLIEKFASTTEEHRLKWRPWLTNPDDFDVATPFALRRTDIDVFEHVTNTAYWHAIHEVMAEVPDVCRPPYRAVVEYRRPIQYGEDVTLRWARRDNDVNIAIAVGDEVRAAALLRRLR comes from the coding sequence GTGATGCCGAACAACGATGTCGACCGACGGCTGACCCCGAAGCCGTCAGCCGGCTATGTCTACCAGACCTCCTGGCCCGTCCCGACCGGTGACATCGGCGGTCAGCTGCAGCTGCGCCTCGATGGGGTGGCTCGGTACATCCAGGAGGTCGGCGCCGAGAATCTGCTCGACGCAGGTGAAGCCGAGGAACATCCGCATTGGCTGGTCCAACGCACGGTGATCGACGTCATCGAACCGATCGAGTGGCCCAACGAGGTGTCGTTCAGCCGGTGGTGCTCCGCGCTGTCGACGCGGTGGTGCACCATGCGTGTCGACCTGGTCGGCAACGACGGCGGCCGCGTCGAAACCGAGGGTTTCTGGATCGCGATCAACGAACGGACCCTGACACCGCAGCGGGTCTCCGACAGCCTCATCGAGAAATTCGCCAGCACCACCGAGGAACACCGACTCAAGTGGCGACCGTGGCTGACCAACCCGGACGATTTCGACGTCGCTACGCCATTCGCATTGCGCCGCACCGACATCGATGTGTTCGAACACGTCACCAACACCGCCTACTGGCACGCCATTCACGAAGTCATGGCCGAAGTGCCCGACGTGTGCCGGCCCCCGTATCGCGCGGTCGTCGAATACCGCCGACCGATTCAATACGGCGAAGACGTCACGCTGCGGTGGGCCCGCCGCGACAACGACGTGAACATCGCCATCGCCGTGGGCGACGAAGTCCGCGCCGCGGCACTGCTCCGAAGGCTGCGCTGA
- a CDS encoding MlaD family protein, translating into MKFNARTTLIILAVMTLLGAAYMSFGVLDMSPTKQVTRLTLLLNASGGLMPTSDVTMRGIKVGRVSAIQTTNSGLAVSIEVDRAHPVPADSPISIENLSAAGEQYIDFKPELIAPPYFTDGALIPADRVAPIVTASDLLAKINILFTVLDLDQIHAIINDVSAVFTGNDETIDSLATTAGLTAEVIQDDKALLATLLNNVSTLTTNMGDVNAGQVISETGSQLPRSVTAFLKLIHEIENISYAGVGAIGPGDAVTVMIAKLGEYLDMLAGPLGSFATVLQPALAPLHDVKIDAGHWLDFWESTFNDTGGVRVQLNVPEWHHP; encoded by the coding sequence ATGAAATTCAATGCCCGCACCACGCTGATCATCCTTGCGGTGATGACGCTACTGGGAGCCGCCTACATGTCCTTTGGTGTGCTCGACATGAGTCCGACCAAGCAGGTTACCCGACTCACCCTCCTGCTCAATGCTTCCGGCGGCCTGATGCCTACGTCGGACGTGACGATGCGCGGCATCAAGGTGGGTCGGGTGTCAGCTATCCAGACCACCAACTCCGGGTTGGCCGTGTCGATCGAGGTCGACCGCGCACATCCGGTTCCCGCCGACAGCCCGATCAGCATCGAAAATCTCTCCGCCGCAGGCGAACAATACATCGACTTCAAACCGGAGCTGATTGCGCCGCCGTACTTCACCGACGGCGCACTGATTCCCGCGGATCGGGTCGCCCCGATCGTCACCGCCAGTGACCTGCTCGCCAAGATCAATATCTTGTTCACGGTGCTGGATCTCGACCAGATACACGCCATCATCAACGATGTGTCCGCAGTGTTCACCGGCAACGACGAAACCATCGACTCCCTGGCGACCACTGCCGGGTTGACCGCCGAGGTGATCCAGGATGACAAGGCACTCCTGGCCACTCTGCTCAACAATGTTTCCACCCTGACCACCAACATGGGCGACGTCAACGCCGGCCAAGTGATAAGCGAGACGGGCAGTCAGCTGCCACGCTCAGTGACCGCATTCTTGAAGCTGATTCACGAAATCGAAAACATTTCGTACGCCGGGGTGGGCGCGATCGGACCCGGTGATGCGGTCACGGTAATGATCGCGAAACTGGGTGAATACCTCGACATGCTGGCCGGTCCACTGGGCTCGTTTGCCACCGTCCTGCAACCGGCGCTCGCACCGCTGCACGACGTCAAGATAGACGCCGGGCACTGGCTCGACTTCTGGGAATCGACGTTCAACGACACTGGTGGCGTGCGGGTTCAACTCAACGTTCCCGAATGGCACCATCCGTGA
- a CDS encoding MlaD family protein, with amino-acid sequence MTRRSMRAVRLLLASGMAVVAISATAACSLDPTRLPVPGAFTPHDAYNIKIEFSSVLNLPARAKVDSGGVQVGVLDHVQLDGDTAVAYVEIAGSTTLSDNTRAELRQATPLGDIYIALLSPENRSAATLRDGDTIALRNTAPPDNVEDLLRSMSNLVGGGAMGTMQTTVVEVNKAFPDDPAELTRMQHTVAGVLNDLAVNQDTVNSMLSSMENITTAMAANTTVFNRLISEGPAKLEGLSAITLAILDVVNGSQDIGALNGELINPVAGDLIQILSYLTPMVGTMATVDTTIPVLADKFVAFLRYKLLGFFRNGGPKFTITELHPPTGREGVDPADKTDAAVEAMQTMGLLPP; translated from the coding sequence ATGACCCGACGATCGATGCGTGCCGTCCGCCTGTTGCTGGCCTCAGGAATGGCCGTAGTGGCAATCAGCGCCACGGCGGCATGCTCGCTGGATCCCACACGGCTGCCGGTGCCGGGCGCCTTTACCCCGCACGATGCGTACAACATAAAGATCGAATTCTCCAGCGTGCTCAATCTGCCCGCCCGAGCCAAGGTCGACTCCGGCGGCGTACAGGTCGGCGTGCTCGACCACGTCCAGCTCGACGGGGATACTGCGGTCGCGTACGTCGAAATAGCCGGCAGTACCACACTTTCCGACAACACCCGCGCTGAACTTCGCCAGGCTACGCCGCTCGGCGACATCTATATCGCGCTGCTGTCACCGGAGAATCGGTCGGCGGCAACCTTGCGCGACGGCGACACCATTGCGCTGCGCAACACCGCCCCACCCGACAACGTCGAAGACCTGTTGCGATCGATGTCGAACCTGGTCGGCGGCGGCGCGATGGGCACCATGCAAACCACCGTGGTCGAGGTCAATAAAGCGTTCCCCGACGACCCCGCCGAACTGACCCGGATGCAGCACACCGTCGCCGGCGTACTCAACGACCTTGCGGTCAACCAGGACACCGTCAACTCCATGCTCTCGAGCATGGAGAACATCACCACCGCGATGGCAGCGAACACCACTGTGTTCAACCGGTTGATCAGCGAGGGCCCCGCGAAGCTCGAAGGTCTGTCGGCGATCACACTGGCAATTCTCGACGTGGTAAACGGCTCTCAGGACATCGGCGCTCTCAACGGCGAATTGATCAACCCGGTCGCGGGCGATCTGATTCAGATCCTCTCCTACCTCACGCCGATGGTGGGAACGATGGCGACCGTCGACACCACCATTCCGGTGCTCGCCGACAAGTTCGTCGCATTCCTGCGCTACAAGCTTCTCGGGTTCTTCCGAAACGGGGGACCGAAGTTCACGATCACCGAACTTCACCCACCGACCGGACGCGAGGGTGTGGATCCCGCGGACAAGACCGACGCGGCGGTCGAAGCGATGCAAACGATGGGCCTGCTGCCGCCATGA
- a CDS encoding MlaD family protein translates to MAVLSAIGARLRTPLGIATATIAVVVVAAAAVMGAKVVTTKVSGTRAMCAEFTDAVGLYPGNKVALLGIEVGSTSAIVNKPEHVEVQFTVPADLDLPADVGAVTYSQSIVTDRHIELTKAYTGGPTFTGPGCIKLNSTKTPVSISETFSAVGNLADTIIGSQPGQDPSNAPGVLAINDSLSAASRSLEGTGPGLNQTMRNLVTMLGDPYKADADYRQLFENSEILTSDFLKNWDSFASVIRTLPETTELVEGLSDNLGAALAHLSHLLPILVDVASPLGPRMYGTADRQVAWLRDLLNNHSPAILAMINSWPQFSNWMADIYEPAWGTHNVTYIPPQVAVAPTQAGAICQALTQRNIPGAASACASGNPSDPVTLGLTDLVLGAAFG, encoded by the coding sequence ATGGCGGTGCTGTCAGCTATCGGTGCGAGGTTGCGTACCCCATTGGGGATCGCAACGGCGACGATCGCCGTGGTCGTCGTCGCGGCAGCGGCGGTCATGGGTGCCAAAGTTGTGACAACCAAGGTCAGTGGCACGCGGGCGATGTGCGCCGAATTCACCGATGCGGTAGGGCTTTACCCAGGCAACAAGGTTGCACTGCTGGGCATTGAAGTCGGTTCCACGAGCGCGATTGTCAACAAGCCCGAACATGTCGAGGTCCAGTTCACCGTGCCTGCCGACCTCGACCTGCCTGCCGACGTCGGCGCGGTCACATACTCGCAATCGATAGTCACCGATCGGCATATCGAGCTGACGAAGGCCTACACCGGAGGGCCCACATTCACCGGGCCGGGGTGCATCAAACTGAACTCCACCAAGACCCCGGTCAGCATCAGCGAAACCTTCTCTGCCGTCGGAAATCTCGCGGACACCATCATCGGATCCCAACCTGGCCAGGACCCGTCCAATGCGCCAGGCGTGCTAGCCATCAACGACAGCCTGAGCGCGGCCAGCCGTTCGCTCGAAGGCACCGGCCCAGGCCTCAACCAGACGATGCGCAATCTGGTCACCATGCTCGGCGACCCGTACAAGGCCGACGCCGATTACCGACAGCTGTTCGAGAACAGCGAGATCCTCACCTCGGACTTCCTCAAGAACTGGGACAGCTTCGCCTCGGTCATCCGAACGCTGCCGGAAACCACTGAACTGGTCGAAGGCCTGTCGGACAATTTGGGGGCGGCCCTGGCCCACCTGTCACACCTGCTGCCGATCCTCGTCGATGTCGCGAGTCCGTTAGGCCCGCGAATGTATGGGACCGCCGACAGACAGGTCGCATGGCTGCGGGACCTGCTGAACAATCACAGCCCCGCCATCCTCGCCATGATCAATTCCTGGCCTCAGTTCAGCAACTGGATGGCCGACATTTACGAGCCGGCGTGGGGCACCCACAACGTCACCTACATTCCACCGCAGGTGGCCGTGGCTCCGACACAGGCCGGTGCGATCTGTCAGGCGCTGACGCAGCGCAACATTCCCGGTGCTGCGTCGGCGTGTGCGTCGGGGAACCCTTCAGATCCCGTCACCCTCGGCCTCACCGATCTCGTCTTGGGGGCCGCGTTCGGATGA
- a CDS encoding MlaD family protein: protein MRSRLGGTRRMLDERAATARSRRLGIIGVLVIVVSLSVTAFAYLNPTGHTGYTAHMANSAGVRVDDQVRIAGIPVGKVTSVRLDGALVEMKFDVENSVPIGSDSTLDVKLLTPLGGHYIALDPKGASPLGRNVIPPSRITLPFEVNDIIQAATPVIKEVDGDVIHDTFTEVANAANSYPDAVRDLIRSANTLTTTMSESTSDFHRGLDFVNNGLLAMVTNRAQLIALVEQFDSLGRMYTSRAVDIVEFFGLLKELTRILDRLVVFYGREAAPITQGLEDITDTLAAHPERWGMALDGIGQILNIVVPMLSGNGVVFDESDRRLAPGQDLCLPSIMRHC from the coding sequence ATGCGCTCAAGGCTGGGCGGGACGCGCCGCATGCTCGATGAACGCGCAGCGACCGCCCGCAGTCGTCGGCTCGGCATCATCGGCGTACTCGTCATCGTTGTCTCGTTGTCCGTCACCGCGTTTGCCTACCTCAATCCGACAGGTCACACCGGCTACACCGCGCACATGGCCAACTCGGCCGGTGTACGCGTCGATGATCAGGTGCGCATCGCGGGCATTCCGGTCGGCAAGGTCACCAGCGTTCGCCTCGACGGGGCGCTCGTGGAGATGAAGTTCGACGTCGAGAATTCGGTACCGATCGGTTCGGATTCGACCCTGGACGTCAAGCTGCTGACCCCGCTGGGCGGCCACTATATTGCGCTTGATCCGAAGGGCGCATCCCCGCTGGGGCGCAATGTCATTCCGCCAAGCCGTATTACGTTGCCGTTCGAGGTGAACGACATCATTCAGGCAGCGACACCGGTGATCAAAGAGGTCGACGGCGACGTCATCCACGACACCTTCACCGAGGTCGCCAACGCGGCCAACAGCTATCCCGACGCGGTGCGCGACCTCATCCGGTCGGCCAACACGTTGACCACGACGATGAGTGAGTCCACCAGCGACTTCCACCGCGGCCTCGACTTCGTGAACAACGGCCTGCTGGCAATGGTCACCAACCGCGCACAGCTCATCGCACTCGTCGAGCAGTTCGACAGCCTCGGCCGGATGTACACCTCGCGGGCGGTGGATATCGTCGAGTTCTTTGGTCTGCTCAAGGAGTTGACCCGCATCCTCGACCGTCTAGTGGTGTTTTACGGTCGCGAGGCCGCACCGATCACGCAGGGTCTTGAAGACATCACTGACACGCTGGCCGCCCATCCGGAGCGTTGGGGCATGGCCCTGGATGGCATAGGGCAAATTCTCAACATCGTGGTGCCGATGCTCAGTGGCAACGGAGTCGTCTTCGATGAGAGCGACCGGCGGCTGGCTCCCGGGCAGGATCTATGTCTTCCGAGCATCATGAGGCACTGTTGA
- a CDS encoding MlaD family protein produces the protein MRSVAKSVTWLTIFFAIAVVCTLVVLTALRSPVTGAVARYTAEFSDVSGLYVGDDVRISGVQVGKVETIRLDGRIAKVDFTAQADHPLFTNTVAAVRYQTLIGQRYVELVQPAEPHAQLTNTGSIPLEQTIPSFDVAKLFNGFQPIFQTLDPAQFNLLGENLLQLIQGDESGIGPFLHHLDVISKLAVDRQAVITVMIRNLNAISQDLGGKSGQLFNLITELNDVLTRFASVGEKFGASLDTQLPGLRSTVHLLQYTERTFDGTTVPVYDLVSRMWPQTPTIIAGLSLAPSLIQGMRNWLVDAAPAEPTFICSNGEVALPGIGEVSFAQQNLVVCR, from the coding sequence ATGAGAAGTGTTGCCAAGTCCGTCACGTGGTTGACGATCTTCTTCGCCATCGCGGTGGTTTGTACGCTCGTCGTGCTGACGGCTTTACGCAGTCCGGTGACCGGTGCGGTGGCCCGCTACACCGCGGAGTTCTCCGACGTGTCAGGGCTCTACGTCGGCGACGACGTGCGCATCTCCGGCGTGCAGGTCGGCAAGGTGGAGACCATCCGACTCGACGGGCGGATCGCCAAGGTGGATTTCACAGCGCAAGCTGACCACCCGCTGTTCACCAACACCGTTGCCGCCGTGCGCTATCAAACTCTGATCGGCCAACGCTATGTGGAACTCGTACAACCGGCCGAGCCGCACGCCCAGCTGACGAATACTGGATCGATTCCACTGGAGCAGACGATTCCGTCGTTCGATGTAGCCAAGCTGTTCAACGGTTTTCAGCCGATATTCCAAACCCTTGATCCCGCCCAGTTCAATCTTCTGGGCGAGAATCTGCTGCAGTTGATTCAAGGCGATGAATCCGGCATCGGTCCGTTTCTCCATCACCTCGACGTCATTTCAAAGTTGGCCGTGGACCGCCAGGCGGTCATCACCGTCATGATCCGCAACCTCAACGCGATCTCCCAAGATCTGGGTGGTAAATCAGGGCAACTGTTCAACCTCATCACCGAGCTCAACGACGTGCTGACGAGGTTCGCCTCCGTGGGTGAGAAGTTCGGTGCCTCGCTGGATACCCAGCTGCCCGGGCTGCGAAGCACCGTCCATCTCCTGCAGTACACCGAGCGCACGTTCGACGGGACGACGGTTCCGGTGTACGACCTCGTCAGCCGAATGTGGCCGCAGACCCCGACGATCATCGCGGGCCTGTCGTTGGCGCCATCCTTGATCCAGGGGATGCGGAACTGGCTGGTCGACGCCGCGCCAGCCGAACCTACGTTTATCTGCTCCAACGGAGAAGTTGCGTTGCCGGGGATCGGCGAGGTGTCGTTCGCACAACAGAATCTGGTGGTGTGCCGGTGA
- a CDS encoding MlaD family protein produces MPRSFNQPLSYDQGARALRSQSLRIRGLIAAVILGVAGTLLYQVGTGGFTNTFKLTVLADTLGEGLTPGAEVKFRGLTIGSVESLQSVGYNKQKITLELEPRQAAALAADTTANFMSSNTFGLAAVELVSSGAGARLRPNQTLMVDTSVRSASISGLLREGQKFGRIIDSPDVDHIIDVVRRHSDLTEPVTRSYFDLVKMLADSQKVPFSQSLSVFASVINGVSDSVPLIGLVYDLLNGMEFLAHSDGVERMNLIMKQATELLSNLNGMLAKNMSWLVPLSSAMMSVYLPVSYFQGSFAPAYDRLSGLLDRTSAALPIIDGKVRMRIEVTLDTMPGLAAALPLPTPTPLPTPEPVPHGGGR; encoded by the coding sequence ATGCCTCGGTCGTTCAATCAACCGCTGTCCTACGACCAAGGGGCGCGGGCGCTGCGCTCGCAGTCGCTGCGAATCCGAGGCCTGATCGCTGCGGTAATCCTGGGTGTCGCCGGCACTTTGCTCTATCAGGTGGGCACAGGTGGCTTCACCAACACGTTCAAGCTGACCGTGCTCGCCGACACACTTGGTGAGGGGCTGACACCGGGCGCGGAGGTTAAGTTCCGCGGCCTGACCATCGGGTCGGTGGAGAGCCTGCAATCGGTCGGCTACAACAAACAGAAGATCACACTGGAGCTTGAGCCGCGCCAAGCGGCCGCCTTGGCCGCGGATACCACGGCGAATTTCATGTCGTCCAACACCTTCGGCCTCGCAGCCGTTGAATTGGTGAGCAGCGGAGCCGGGGCTCGGCTGCGCCCGAACCAGACGCTGATGGTTGACACCAGCGTGCGGTCAGCCTCCATCAGCGGACTGCTGCGCGAGGGACAGAAATTCGGCCGGATCATCGATTCGCCCGATGTCGACCACATCATCGATGTGGTGCGTCGGCACTCCGATCTCACCGAGCCGGTGACCCGGTCATACTTCGATCTCGTCAAAATGCTCGCGGATTCCCAGAAAGTTCCCTTCTCGCAGTCACTTTCGGTGTTCGCGTCGGTGATCAACGGTGTCAGCGACTCCGTCCCGCTTATCGGGCTGGTATATGACCTGTTGAACGGGATGGAGTTTTTGGCGCACTCCGACGGGGTCGAGCGGATGAACTTGATCATGAAGCAGGCGACAGAGCTGCTGTCCAACCTCAACGGGATGCTTGCAAAGAACATGTCGTGGCTCGTACCCCTCTCCAGTGCGATGATGAGCGTGTATTTGCCCGTGTCGTACTTCCAGGGGAGCTTTGCGCCGGCCTATGACCGGCTTTCGGGCCTGCTGGACCGCACCAGCGCGGCACTTCCGATCATTGACGGCAAGGTCCGCATGCGAATCGAAGTCACGCTGGACACCATGCCCGGGTTGGCGGCGGCCCTGCCCTTGCCCACGCCCACGCCCTTGCCCACGCCCGAACCGGTGCCCCACGGCGGTGGCCGATGA
- a CDS encoding MlaE family ABC transporter permease, protein MATPSRHLPRALRAPWWIVRQGDSLLQRLGHQLSFVTQVLGAIPHTLRNYRHQTGVLLVDVMWGNGSLIVGGGTIGVLVLMGAAVGGAVGIEGYGALDMVGMGPLTGFVSAYANTREMAPMIAGIGFGAQAGCRMTAEIGAMRINEEIDALEALGIRSIPFVVTTRVLAGILTIVPLYIVTLVLSYASCALVVNVLHGQSSGTYNHYFSSFIQPSDVVFSVLKAAIFVALIIVIHTYHGYYATGGPEGVGRASGRAIRASIVTVVAVDMVLTLLFWGNSAGIRISG, encoded by the coding sequence ATGGCGACACCGTCACGACATCTGCCCCGCGCCCTGCGGGCCCCGTGGTGGATCGTGCGCCAGGGTGACTCGCTCTTACAACGCCTCGGTCACCAGCTCTCCTTCGTCACCCAGGTGCTCGGGGCGATCCCGCACACTCTGCGTAATTACCGTCACCAGACCGGGGTCCTGCTGGTCGACGTGATGTGGGGCAACGGGTCGCTCATAGTCGGTGGCGGCACCATCGGCGTCCTGGTGCTCATGGGCGCTGCTGTCGGCGGCGCGGTGGGAATCGAAGGCTATGGGGCACTCGACATGGTCGGCATGGGTCCGCTGACCGGGTTCGTCTCCGCATACGCGAATACCCGCGAGATGGCACCGATGATCGCTGGCATCGGCTTCGGTGCGCAGGCGGGGTGCCGGATGACCGCCGAGATCGGCGCCATGCGCATCAACGAGGAAATCGATGCATTGGAAGCCCTTGGTATTCGGTCGATTCCGTTCGTGGTCACCACCCGCGTGCTCGCAGGCATACTCACCATTGTTCCGCTGTACATCGTGACCCTGGTGTTGAGCTACGCGTCTTGCGCGCTGGTCGTCAACGTGCTGCACGGACAGTCGTCGGGCACCTACAACCACTACTTCAGCTCGTTCATCCAGCCGTCCGACGTGGTGTTCTCAGTGCTGAAGGCGGCCATCTTCGTGGCGCTGATCATCGTCATCCACACGTATCACGGCTACTACGCCACCGGCGGCCCCGAAGGTGTCGGCCGGGCCTCCGGCCGTGCCATCCGGGCCAGCATCGTCACCGTGGTGGCCGTCGATATGGTCTTGACGCTGTTGTTCTGGGGTAACAGCGCCGGCATTCGGATATCGGGGTAA
- a CDS encoding MlaE family ABC transporter permease, translating into MLSKPLRHILGKSDHSLQTLGRFFELAAQAFGYLIVDVIRLRHPWRDTINQAWFIISVTAIPALLVSIPFGVIVAVQVGSFIQQVGASSISGAAGGLGVIRQGAPMVAALLLGGAAGSAVATDLGARTIRDEVDALRVMGVDPVRRLVAPRLAAMVLVAPVLCAFIIFMGLAAGYAINVGFQSGTPGSYIASFASFASVGDVVVAMLKTWLFGAVVILVACQRGLEAKGGARGVADAVNASVVIGVVAVFILNLIITQAVSMSMPLRMG; encoded by the coding sequence ATGCTGAGCAAACCGCTCCGGCACATCCTCGGAAAGTCCGATCATTCGTTGCAGACACTGGGCCGGTTCTTCGAATTGGCCGCGCAGGCATTCGGCTACCTGATCGTGGATGTGATCCGGTTGCGCCACCCTTGGCGGGACACCATCAACCAGGCCTGGTTCATCATCAGTGTGACGGCGATACCTGCGCTGCTGGTGTCGATTCCGTTCGGGGTCATCGTGGCCGTGCAGGTCGGCAGTTTCATCCAGCAGGTCGGCGCGTCGTCGATCTCGGGTGCGGCCGGTGGCCTCGGAGTGATCCGGCAGGGCGCACCGATGGTGGCCGCCCTGTTGTTGGGCGGTGCTGCCGGTTCGGCGGTGGCCACCGACCTCGGCGCCCGCACCATTCGCGATGAAGTCGACGCGCTGCGGGTCATGGGTGTCGACCCGGTGCGGCGGCTGGTCGCCCCTCGACTGGCGGCGATGGTTCTCGTGGCGCCGGTGCTGTGCGCATTCATCATCTTCATGGGGCTCGCAGCCGGCTACGCGATCAATGTCGGCTTCCAGTCCGGCACTCCGGGCAGTTACATCGCATCGTTCGCGTCCTTCGCCAGCGTCGGCGATGTCGTGGTCGCCATGCTCAAGACCTGGCTCTTCGGGGCGGTCGTGATCCTCGTGGCCTGTCAGCGTGGGCTCGAGGCCAAGGGCGGTGCGCGTGGCGTAGCCGATGCGGTGAACGCCTCCGTCGTCATCGGCGTGGTCGCGGTGTTCATCCTCAACCTGATCATCACGCAGGCAGTGTCGATGTCCATGCCGCTGAGGATGGGCTGA
- a CDS encoding CynX/NimT family MFS transporter, giving the protein MTSDNDLELGPAARVAGGGLLIAAVVLTALNLRPALTSVGPLLGAMRDSLGASATWAGALTTLPGLCFAAAGFTGPLLARRIGLQHAISVALVTLVAGLLLRVLDGPFVVLGGTVVATGGIALINVLIPVVIKGSFPAQIGVMTGIYTAALQGGGALGSALAPPMESAFGGWRGALGGWAVLALLALVAWLIGARRVSAAELPPRATGGSLLRNRLAWTVTLFFGFQSTLAYIMLGWLPEVFIDSGVSKATAGMLVGLISLIAVPISIFLAPLAARSSSQSGWILGLGVVGFAGVIGLLVDPAAAPLLWSVLIGVGLSVFSLALTVIALRARTTDDTAQLSGMAQGFGYLLAGIGPFLFGLLHDVTNGWTVPWIFVLVIYVLQMTMGALAGRNRYV; this is encoded by the coding sequence ATCACTTCCGACAACGATCTTGAACTAGGTCCGGCCGCCCGGGTAGCGGGTGGTGGCCTGCTCATCGCCGCGGTGGTGCTCACGGCGCTCAACCTGCGACCCGCGCTCACCAGCGTGGGGCCGCTCCTCGGCGCGATGCGCGATTCGCTGGGCGCCTCGGCGACGTGGGCCGGCGCGCTGACCACGCTGCCCGGACTATGTTTTGCCGCCGCGGGATTCACCGGACCCTTGCTGGCTCGCCGGATCGGTCTGCAGCACGCCATCAGCGTCGCCCTGGTGACGTTGGTCGCCGGGCTGTTGTTGCGTGTGCTCGACGGTCCTTTCGTCGTGCTCGGCGGCACGGTGGTGGCCACCGGCGGCATCGCCCTGATCAACGTGTTGATCCCGGTGGTCATCAAGGGGTCGTTCCCCGCTCAGATCGGGGTGATGACCGGCATCTACACCGCGGCCCTTCAGGGCGGCGGCGCGTTGGGGTCGGCGCTGGCCCCGCCGATGGAGTCGGCGTTCGGCGGTTGGCGCGGCGCGCTTGGCGGCTGGGCGGTCCTCGCGCTGCTGGCCCTCGTCGCGTGGCTCATCGGGGCGCGGCGGGTGAGCGCGGCCGAGTTGCCGCCGCGGGCCACGGGCGGGTCACTGCTGCGAAATCGCCTGGCGTGGACGGTGACTCTATTCTTCGGCTTCCAGTCCACACTCGCTTACATCATGTTGGGCTGGCTGCCCGAGGTGTTCATTGACAGCGGTGTGAGCAAGGCGACCGCTGGGATGCTCGTCGGCCTGATATCGCTGATCGCCGTGCCGATCAGCATCTTCCTCGCGCCGTTGGCGGCCCGATCGAGTAGTCAGAGCGGCTGGATACTTGGCCTCGGCGTCGTTGGCTTCGCCGGGGTGATCGGCCTGCTGGTCGATCCGGCCGCCGCGCCGCTGCTGTGGAGCGTGCTCATCGGCGTGGGGCTGAGCGTTTTCTCGTTGGCGCTCACTGTGATTGCGCTACGCGCCCGCACCACCGACGACACCGCGCAGTTGTCGGGGATGGCCCAGGGCTTCGGCTATCTGCTGGCAGGCATCGGGCCATTCCTTTTCGGCCTTCTTCACGATGTGACCAACGGCTGGACGGTGCCGTGGATCTTCGTGCTGGTGATCTACGTGCTGCAGATGACAATGGGCGCACTCGCAGGCCGCAACCGCTACGTGTGA
- a CDS encoding FadR/GntR family transcriptional regulator: protein MPLATTRRTGLVEQVIGQLRQSVVSGEWPVDTRIPNEPTLSEALGVGRNTVREAVRALAHAGILEVRQGDGTYVRATSEVSGAMRHLCGSERREVLQVRRCLEVEGARLAAAASTDEDVAALRQLLQRRDELELGEDDAAFVKADAALHFAVVQASGNAVLTELYRGLTEAVTASVATTSAAHEPRRIRHGGLIDAIAARDVEAAGREAGGFLDELIEELPS, encoded by the coding sequence GTGCCCTTGGCAACAACGCGCCGTACCGGGCTGGTCGAGCAGGTGATCGGCCAGCTGCGGCAGTCCGTGGTGTCCGGAGAGTGGCCCGTCGACACGCGCATACCCAACGAGCCGACCCTCAGCGAGGCACTGGGGGTGGGCCGCAACACGGTGCGGGAAGCGGTGCGCGCGCTGGCACACGCCGGGATCCTCGAGGTCCGCCAGGGCGACGGCACCTACGTACGGGCCACCAGTGAGGTGTCCGGGGCGATGCGCCACCTGTGCGGATCCGAACGTCGTGAGGTTCTGCAGGTGCGCCGGTGCCTCGAGGTCGAGGGCGCACGACTGGCTGCCGCCGCAAGTACCGATGAAGACGTCGCCGCGCTTCGCCAATTACTCCAGCGCCGAGATGAATTGGAGCTCGGTGAGGATGACGCCGCCTTCGTGAAGGCCGATGCCGCATTGCACTTCGCCGTGGTGCAGGCGTCAGGCAACGCTGTTCTGACCGAGCTCTACCGCGGGCTCACCGAAGCCGTCACCGCCAGCGTCGCCACTACCAGTGCGGCGCATGAACCCCGCCGCATCCGGCATGGCGGGCTGATCGACGCGATCGCCGCGCGCGACGTCGAAGCGGCGGGACGCGAGGCCGGTGGGTTCCTCGACGAACTCATCGAGGAATTGCCGTCTTGA